The following proteins are encoded in a genomic region of Paralichthys olivaceus isolate ysfri-2021 chromosome 23, ASM2471397v2, whole genome shotgun sequence:
- the zdhhc17 gene encoding palmitoyltransferase ZDHHC17, with translation MRPALHPSHFDSSSLLLLLPLFCFYYTASCFPQCSADITTKMADAMEEYEKEAGCVPILHPEEIKPQSHYNHGYSENVSRKNHVDDYSTWDIVKATQYGIFERCRELVEAGFDVRQPDKENVTLLHWAAINNRIDLVKYYISKGAIVDQLGGDLNSTPLHWATRQGHLSMVVQLMKYGADPSLIDGEGCSCVHLAAQFGHTSIVAYLIAKGQDVDMMDQNGMTPLMWAAYRTHSVDPTRLLLTFNVSVNLGDKYHKNTALHWAVLAGNTTVISLLLDANANVDAQNIKGETPLDLAKQRKNVWMINHLQEARQAKGYDSPSYLKRLKMDKEFRQKVMLGTPFLVIWLVGFIADLDIDSWLIKGIMYAGVWITVQFLSKAFFDHSMHSALPLGIYLATKFWMYTTWFYWFWNDLPFATVHVPFLINTLALFYNFGKSWKSDPGIIKASEEQKKKTIVELAETGSLDLSIFCSTCLIRKPIRSKHCAVCNRCIAKFDHHCPWVGNCVGSGNHRYFMGYLFFLLCMICWMMYGCISYWRIHCATNYAKDGFWLYLTQIASCSPWMFWMFLNSVFHFMWVAVLIMCQLYQIAALGITTNERMNARRYKHFKVTATSIESPFNHGCIRNLIDFFEIRCCGLIRPVAVDWTTQYTIEYDQTSGSGYQLV, from the exons gaaatCAAACCCCAGAGTCATTACAACCACGGCTACAGTGAGAATGTCAGTCGTAAAAATCATGTGGACGACTACAGCACCTGGGACATTGTCAAAGCCACACA gtACGGCATCTTCGAGCGCTGCAGGGAGTTGGTGGAGGCGGGGTTCGACGTTCGGCAGCcagacaaagaaaatgtaacCCTCCTCCACTGGGCCGCCATCAACAACAGGATAGACTTGGTCAA ATATTACATATCAAAGGGAGCCATAGTTGACCAGCTGGGAGGAGACCTGAACTCCACACCTCTGCATTGGGCCACCAG ACAAGGCCATCTATCCATGGTGGTGCAGCTCATGAAATACGGTGCAGACCCATCTTTGATTGACGGCGAGGGCTGCAGCTGCGTCCACCTGGCCGCCCAGTTCGGTCACACCTCCATCGTAGCCTACCTTATTGCCAAAGGACAG GACGTGGACATGATGGATCAGAACGGCATGACTCCTCTGATGTGGGCGGCTTACAGGACACACAG TGTGGATCCCACCCGGCTTCTACTAACCTTCAACGTTTCTGTCAACCTTGGTGACAAATATCACAAGAACACAGCACTGCACTGGGCAGTGCTGGCCGGCAACACCACTGTCATCAGCCTGCTATTGGATGCCAACGCTAACGTTGATGCACAGAACATCAAG GGGGAAACGCCGCTTGATCTTGCCAAGCAAAGGAAGAACGTCTGGATGATCAATCACCTACAGGAAGCACGGCAGGCCAAAGGCTACGACAGCCCGTCCTACCTGAAGAGGCTGAAGATGgacaag gagttCAGGCAGAAGGTGATGCTGGGAACGCCCTTCTTGGTCATCTGGTTAGTTGGTTTCATTGCTGACCTGGATATCGACTCGTGGCTGATCAAAGGCATCATGTACGCCGGCGTCTGGATCACCGTGCAGTTCCTCTCCAA gGCTTTCTTCGACCACTCCATGCACAGCGCCCTCCCTCTGGGAATCTACCTGGCTACCAAGTTCTGGATGTACACTACATGGTTCTACTGGTTCTGGAATG ATCTACCTTTTGCCACCGTCCACGTGCCGTTCTTGATAAACACCCTGGCTCTGTTCTACAACTTTGGAAAATCTTGGAAGTCGGACCCAGGAATCATAAAAGCGTcggaggagcagaagaaaaag ACGATCGTGGAACTGGCAGAGACAGGCAGCCTGGATCTGAGCATATTCTGCAGCACCTGCTTG ATACGGAAGCCTATCAGGTCCAAACACTGTGCCGTTTGCAACCGCTGCATCGCCAAGTTCGACCACCACTGTCCTTGGGTGGGAAACTGTGTTG gaaGTGGGAATCACCGCTACTTCATGGGTTACCTGTTCTTCCTGCTCTGCATGATCTGCTGGATGATGTACGGCTGCATCTCct ACTGGAGGATCCACTGTGCCACCAATTACGCCAAGGATGGTTTCTGGCTCTATCTGACCCAGATCGCCTCTTGCTCCCCCTGGATGTTCTGGATGTTCCTCAACAGCGTCTTCCACTTCATGTGGGTGGCGGTGCTCATCATGTGTCAGCTCTACCAG ATCGCTGCTCTGGGAATCACCACCAACGAGAGGATGAACGCCCGGAGATACAAGCACTTTAAAGTCACCGCCACGTCCATCGAAAGCCCATTCAA CCATGGGTGCATCCGGAACCTTATAGATTTCTTCGAGATCCGCTGCTGTGGCCTGATCCGGCCCGTGGCGGTGGACTGGACCACGCAGTACACAATAGAGTACGACCAGACGTCTGGCTCGGGCTACCAGCTGGTGtag